Proteins found in one Larimichthys crocea isolate SSNF chromosome I, L_crocea_2.0, whole genome shotgun sequence genomic segment:
- the dync2i2 gene encoding cytoplasmic dynein 2 intermediate chain 2 isoform X1, whose translation MFADEDLDSVSVQSTWRKSQQSVQESRGCQTSMVHSAEAEVQTTLVTIGSTQTEPQYQTTEQLLQQNQDEPEPPGLKDFLQRVEDIVIRELVRNARSHAFDGFQVNWEDHSNLVSCFHCLQHPSAVERGLNVTSLSWSCTGSVVACAYGRVDDGDWSTERSYVCMWNLDRRGLNPKQADLVIDVPTAVTVLCCHPNRPALIAGGLYSGEVVVWDTSRTQDPVLVQSGMSADSHREPVYQVAWVPLEKKGEFGVLSACSGGRVLLWLVDSDQGRLILNAAYALVRQQLPHSSSSSFKARGSSTVGVTTLALSPWDSDTFLVGSEGGLLLRCSFSSQTPAEAPSEGQSVTPRAPAVFSFRARSGPVHSIHCSPFHRNLFVSAGTDGLAHLHSLLQANPLLSLRVSDSYVFQVQWSPTRPLVFAAATGQGEVQIFDLGRRSQRPAATIEQGGVGQAATCLAFNSQNPHLLVVGKMDGTVGVWQLSADLTEQSPKESSQLEQIANQVAG comes from the exons ATGTTTGCTGACGAAGACCTGGACTCTGTGAGCGTCCAGTCTACGTGGAGGAAATCTCAGCAGTCGGTGCAGGAGTCG agAGGATGTCAGACTAGCATGGTGCACAGTGCTGAGGCAGAGGTCCAGACAACTTTGGTCACCATCGGCAGTACCCAGACAGAGCCACAGTACCAGACGACAGAGCAGCTCCTCCAACAAAATCAAGACGAGCCAGAGCCGCCTGGTCTGAAGGATTTCTTGCAGCGGGTTGAGGACATAGTTATCAGAGAGCTGGTCAGAAATGCCAGGAGCCATGCTTTCGATGGGTTCCAGGTGAACTGGGAAGATCATAGTAATCTG GTTTCATGCTTCCATTGTCTTCAACATCCCAGCGCTGTAGAGCGAGGTCTGAATGTAACCAGTCTGTCCTGGAGTTGTACAGGTTCAGTTGTTGCCTGTGCCTACGGCCG GGTTGACGATGGAGACTGGAGCACTGAGAGGTCGTACGTTTGCATGTGGAACCTGGACCGCCGAGGTCTGAACCCCAAACAAGCTGATCTGGTCATAGATGTTCCCACTGCAGTCACCGTGCTATGTTGTCACCCCAACAGGCCTGCCCTCATCGCAG GTGGTCTGTACAGTGGAGAGGTGGTGGTCTGGGACACCAGTCGGACTCAGGACCCTGTTCTGGTTCAGAGTGGGATGTCAGCAGACAGCCACAGAGAGCCTGTTTATCAG gttgcTTGGGTGCCTctggagaagaaaggagagttTGGGGTGCTGAGCGCCTGTTCAGGAGGaagggtgctgctgtggttggTGGACTCAGACCAGGGCAGGTTGATCCTGAACGCTGCCTACGCTTTAGTACGACAGCAGCTtcctcacagcagcagcagcagcttcaag GCCCGAGGCAGCAGCACTGTGGGTGTCACCACCCTGGCTCTGTCCCCCTGGGACTCTGATACCTTTTTGGTGGGCTCCGAGGGCGGCCTGCTGCTCAGatgctccttctcctcccagaCGCCAGCTGAAGCGCCCTCCGAAGGCCAGAGTGTGACGCCAAGAGCCCCGGCTGTCTTCTCATTCAGGGCTCGCAGCGGCCCTGTCCACTCCATACACTGCTCACCATTCCACAG GAACCTGTTTGTGAGTGCAGGGACTGATGGTCTAGCCCACCTCCACTCTCTGCTGCAGGCCAACCCGCTGCTCTCCCTCAGGGTTTCAGACTCCTACGTGTTTCAGGTGCAGTGGTCCCCAACAAGACCGCTGGTGTTTGCTGCCGCCACCGGACAAG gtGAGGTCCAGATATTCGATTTGGGTCGCAGGTCTCAGAGGCCGGCGGCCACCATCGAGCAGGGGGGCGTGGGCCAAGCTGCCACTTGTTTGGCCTTCAACAGTCAGAACCCTCACCTCCTGGTGGTGGGGAAGATGGACGGGACAGTCGGTGTTTGGCAGCTGAGTGCAGATTTGACGGAGCAGAGCCCCAAAGAAAGCAGCCAACTGGAGCAGATAGCCAATCAAGTGGCAGGATGA
- the setb gene encoding SET nuclear proto-oncogene b, translating to MSASSAKVSRKENSNHDGADETSEKEQQEAIEHIDEVQNEIDRLNEQASEEILKVEQKYNKLRQPFFQKRSELIAKIPNFWVTTFVNHPQVSALLGEEDEEALHYLSRVEVTEFEDIKSGYRIDFYFDENPYFENKALSKEFNVNESGDPVSKSTEIKWKAGKDLTKRTGQTPNKAGKKRQHEEPESFFTWFTDHSDAGADELGEVIKDDIWPNPLQYYLVPDMEDEEGDGDDDDDEEEGLEDIDEGEEEEGEDEDEDGDGEDGEDDGEDD from the exons ATGTCGGCCTCATCGGCGAAAGTCAGTAGGAAGGAGAATTCAAACCATGACGGAGCGGACGAGACCTCCG AAAAAGAACAACAGGAAGCAATTGAACACATCGATGAAGTACAGAATGAAATTGACAG ACTGAACGAACAGGCAAGTGAAGAAATTTTAAAAGTAGAGCAGAAGTACAACAAATTACGCCAGCCATTCTTCCAGAAGCGATCAGAACTCATAGCCAAAATCCCCAACTTCTGGGTCACAACATTCGTCAACCATCCACAAG TTTCAGCACTTCTgggggaggaggacgaggaagcGCTTCATTACCTGTCGAGGGTGGAAGTCACAGAGTTCGAGGATATCAAGTCTGGATATAGAATAGATTTT TACTTTGATGAGAATCCGTACTTTGAGAACAAAGCCCTCTCAAAAGAGTTTAATGTGAACGAGAGCGGAGATCCTGTTTCCAAATCAACCGAAATCAAATGGAAGGCTGGAAAG GACCTGACAAAGCGTACAGGCCAGACGCCAAACAAAGCAGGGAAGAAAAGGCAGCACGAGGAGCCCGAGAGCTTCTTCACCTGGTTCACCGACCACTCAGACGCAGGAGCCGACGAGCTGGGAGAAGTGATCAAGGACGACATCTGGCCTAACCCGCTTCAGTACTACTTG GTCCCTGACATGGAGGATGAGGAAGGTGATggcgatgatgacgacgatgaggaggagggtCTGGAAGATATCGacgagggggaggaagaggaaggtgaagatgaagatgaggatggagatggagaggacgGAGAG gatGATGGTGAGGACGATTAA
- the dync2i2 gene encoding cytoplasmic dynein 2 intermediate chain 2 isoform X2 translates to MVHSAEAEVQTTLVTIGSTQTEPQYQTTEQLLQQNQDEPEPPGLKDFLQRVEDIVIRELVRNARSHAFDGFQVNWEDHSNLVSCFHCLQHPSAVERGLNVTSLSWSCTGSVVACAYGRVDDGDWSTERSYVCMWNLDRRGLNPKQADLVIDVPTAVTVLCCHPNRPALIAGGLYSGEVVVWDTSRTQDPVLVQSGMSADSHREPVYQVAWVPLEKKGEFGVLSACSGGRVLLWLVDSDQGRLILNAAYALVRQQLPHSSSSSFKARGSSTVGVTTLALSPWDSDTFLVGSEGGLLLRCSFSSQTPAEAPSEGQSVTPRAPAVFSFRARSGPVHSIHCSPFHRNLFVSAGTDGLAHLHSLLQANPLLSLRVSDSYVFQVQWSPTRPLVFAAATGQGEVQIFDLGRRSQRPAATIEQGGVGQAATCLAFNSQNPHLLVVGKMDGTVGVWQLSADLTEQSPKESSQLEQIANQVAG, encoded by the exons ATGGTGCACAGTGCTGAGGCAGAGGTCCAGACAACTTTGGTCACCATCGGCAGTACCCAGACAGAGCCACAGTACCAGACGACAGAGCAGCTCCTCCAACAAAATCAAGACGAGCCAGAGCCGCCTGGTCTGAAGGATTTCTTGCAGCGGGTTGAGGACATAGTTATCAGAGAGCTGGTCAGAAATGCCAGGAGCCATGCTTTCGATGGGTTCCAGGTGAACTGGGAAGATCATAGTAATCTG GTTTCATGCTTCCATTGTCTTCAACATCCCAGCGCTGTAGAGCGAGGTCTGAATGTAACCAGTCTGTCCTGGAGTTGTACAGGTTCAGTTGTTGCCTGTGCCTACGGCCG GGTTGACGATGGAGACTGGAGCACTGAGAGGTCGTACGTTTGCATGTGGAACCTGGACCGCCGAGGTCTGAACCCCAAACAAGCTGATCTGGTCATAGATGTTCCCACTGCAGTCACCGTGCTATGTTGTCACCCCAACAGGCCTGCCCTCATCGCAG GTGGTCTGTACAGTGGAGAGGTGGTGGTCTGGGACACCAGTCGGACTCAGGACCCTGTTCTGGTTCAGAGTGGGATGTCAGCAGACAGCCACAGAGAGCCTGTTTATCAG gttgcTTGGGTGCCTctggagaagaaaggagagttTGGGGTGCTGAGCGCCTGTTCAGGAGGaagggtgctgctgtggttggTGGACTCAGACCAGGGCAGGTTGATCCTGAACGCTGCCTACGCTTTAGTACGACAGCAGCTtcctcacagcagcagcagcagcttcaag GCCCGAGGCAGCAGCACTGTGGGTGTCACCACCCTGGCTCTGTCCCCCTGGGACTCTGATACCTTTTTGGTGGGCTCCGAGGGCGGCCTGCTGCTCAGatgctccttctcctcccagaCGCCAGCTGAAGCGCCCTCCGAAGGCCAGAGTGTGACGCCAAGAGCCCCGGCTGTCTTCTCATTCAGGGCTCGCAGCGGCCCTGTCCACTCCATACACTGCTCACCATTCCACAG GAACCTGTTTGTGAGTGCAGGGACTGATGGTCTAGCCCACCTCCACTCTCTGCTGCAGGCCAACCCGCTGCTCTCCCTCAGGGTTTCAGACTCCTACGTGTTTCAGGTGCAGTGGTCCCCAACAAGACCGCTGGTGTTTGCTGCCGCCACCGGACAAG gtGAGGTCCAGATATTCGATTTGGGTCGCAGGTCTCAGAGGCCGGCGGCCACCATCGAGCAGGGGGGCGTGGGCCAAGCTGCCACTTGTTTGGCCTTCAACAGTCAGAACCCTCACCTCCTGGTGGTGGGGAAGATGGACGGGACAGTCGGTGTTTGGCAGCTGAGTGCAGATTTGACGGAGCAGAGCCCCAAAGAAAGCAGCCAACTGGAGCAGATAGCCAATCAAGTGGCAGGATGA